One part of the Palaemon carinicauda isolate YSFRI2023 chromosome 23, ASM3689809v2, whole genome shotgun sequence genome encodes these proteins:
- the LOC137617055 gene encoding uncharacterized PE-PGRS family protein PE_PGRS10-like, whose amino-acid sequence MTFHFTSVQERLLYNILKMAEHSMGSILLLLLLGTASATTQVSPPTSSTSSPWMDTSLCPLTDSLMVCQLKKGMCSPISTIFSPPGGPVKAITVCTNATGAALGPQFFMSVGLTFLAGAPESLADKASSDPATATAIRRCALNNTGLLNPDLLTLNRTAVSDSLSGAFITSDLGAAVAAAVASCPEPVDYKLTDFIHCLKVACMSNVAVTPFMSEATSLLTGAGAPAAAAAALVAAKKPPVPKTASSGAAAGGAFPYAGAAGGASGAGAFPYAGAAGGAGAFPYAGAAGGAGAFPFAGAAGGASGAGSFPFAGAAGGASGAGAFPYAGAASGASGASGAASGAGAFPYTGAAGGASGAGAFPYAGSSGAAGSAAGTSSASAPKTT is encoded by the exons ATGACTTTTCATTTTACGTCCGTCCAGGAGAGACTGTTATACAACATACT GAAAATGGCGGAACATTCAATGGGGTCCATACTGCTTCTTTTGCTACTCGGGACGGCGTCGGCAACAACTCAAGTCTCTCCTCCAACCTCGTCGACTTCATCGCCGTGGATGGATA CCTCATTATGTCCCTTAACCGATTCACTGATGGTGTGCCAACTGAAGAAGGGCATGTGCTCGCCCATAAGTACAATCTTTTCTCCGCCCGGAGGCCCTGTCAAGGCCATCACCGTCTGCACCAATGCCACAGGAGCTGCGTTGGGACCTCAGTTCTTCATGAGTGTTG GCTTGACCTTCCTTGCTGGGGCACCGGAAAGTCTTGCAGACAAGGCATCTTCAGATCCCGCAACTGCCACGGCTATACGAAGATGTGCTCTAAATAACACCGGTCTC TTGAATCCTGACCTCCTAACACTGAACCGAACGGCTGTGTCTGACTCCTTGAGTGGGGCCTTCATCACTTCAGACCTTGGCGCAGCAGTAGCAGCTGCAGTTGCTTCTTGCCCTGAGCCTGTCGATTACAAGTTAACAGACTTCATACACTGTTTAAAGGTCGCTTGCATGAGCAATGTTGCAGTGACGCCCTTCATGAGCGAAGCCACCTCCCTCCTGACAGGGGCCGGCGCCCCTGCGGCAGCTGCGGCTGCTCTAGTAGCTGCCAAGAAACCACCAGTACCAAAAACTGCTTCATCGGGCGCAGCTGCTGGAGGTGCTTTTCCTTATGCTGGAGCAGCTGGAGGTGCTTCTGGAGCAGGGGCTTTCCCTTATGCTGGAGCCGCTGGAGGTGCTGGTGCTTTCCCCTACGCTGGAGCAGCCGGAGGCGCTGGCGCTTTCCCCTTCGCTGGAGCTGCTGGAGGGGCCTCTGGAGCAGGCTCCTTTCCATTTGCTGGAGCTGCCGGTGGTGCATCTGGAGCTGGGGCTTTCCCTTACGCTGGGGCTGCTAGCGGTGCTTCCGGTGCTTCCGGTGCTGCTTCTGGAGCTGGGGCGTTCCCTTACACTGGTGCTGCTGGCGGTGCTTCCGGTGCTGGAGCTTTCCCTTACGCAGGCAGCTCAGGCGCAGCAGGCAGTGCAGCTGGCACAAGTAGTGCTTCTGCACCCAAAACAACTTAG